TAGCTCATTTTTCCGAGAAAACGTGCCGTTTAGTTAATTAAATTTCCATGAAAAAGCGGAAGTCATTTTTCTTCCAAGTGTTCTCGGAAAAATTGTGAACGTGATTGTCTCTGGAAGAGTCAGtttaaaactttttcttttaacaaaagacaaagagctcttttgttttaatcgtCTTTGGATAGGACAGATTTCATCCTATGAGACAGTTGCCCTTTGAAATACTGGTGAACTTTGTCTGCGAAAAATGATATTGAATACTGGTTCAAGAactgcttgtttttttttttctgtttatctTTCGCAACCAGAAGCCTAACCTCACTGTAGCTATAGTTTCAAGAAATCTCCAATCAAATTTATTAGGTTACTCTTCGTCAACATTGACCTGGAAACTCTGGaaatttccttgaaaatttgaaaagatgaTTAAGTTGAATGTTTAGCTTATGTCGGAGAGATCCTCACATATTGCCTCCCTACGTACGTTTCATTTCAAGAATTGTCGGGAGTACTTCCCCTTAAGGAAATCGtgctttttttcatcataggCTTATTGTGGCCTGAGCACCTGGGCATAAATCGGAAATCGCCTTGGCTCCTACGAGCTTTTTACCAGAACAAACTAAAACACCCACGATTTGTATGTCATTGACTGTCGCTGGTCATGTTGCAATCCACCCTTGCAAGGCGTTGCTTCTGAACTACGCACTTGCGTAATACAGCTCACATACTTAAACTTTCCGGTTTTCTCTGATAGCTGTATCCACTATTTTTCCTCAAGAGAGGCGAAATTATACCTTGTTGATGGGTGACAGTGTGGTGAATGGATGgtaaataattcattttttctcaGAAATCTCAGTAATCAAACCACGAGGTTCCGAGAAGTGATTGCAATACTGGACGTAAGTGGATATCACCTTAAAAGGAACTCTCATTTTGTCTCGttgaaaattaacaattgGTTCGCGGTGAGCGTGCGTCAGTCAAGTTATGGATGTACGCAGTAGGCTGCTAAGCACGAGAGAAGCGTTAACTTCTAAAGTTTCTCTCGCTGGCTATGTTATAAAGAGACCTAATGAAAGGCTGCCAAtttggcgacaatttgacaatgaaacaTTGTACTTGCAGGTGCAGATCTGAGAGCCCAAGAACATGATAGCaggtttggcatttttcgatgaGCAAGAAGAATCAAAacaactgagcaacctatactACCAACAAATAGTAGGATTAATTGGGAcattgttaaccctttcccgtccaaggggttccccattgacgagtaaaatcgtctggcgttagacagagtgaaatctataagtgccctgagcgctcattcggcagttaaggggttaaacgtccgggttataaattttccaagtattttcgctaaaaacgagcagtcaaatctcgtactcgttctcgtcttCGTCCTAGAATCCAAAGGTCCCTCATATCTCCCCAGTTCGCTCCCACGAAGGGCTACTGCTCGAAGTGTCAGTTTTTTCGGGTTTGTGATTTTAACCTTTATCACCTGGTTTGATAGATGTTGACATTGGCAGTAGTCAAGGTATCTCACATACGGGGGATCTTGGTTCAGTTTAAAAGAATGTAACCTTATGTTTAGCGACTTCTAATTGTATTTCACAGCACGCACGTTTATTGCCAATTTCAGAAAACTGAAGCACCGTTAATGCAGCGACAACACTAactacagttttttttctggtgATCTAAAATATTTCGCCATCGTTGTGGTGGTAATATTTCGCGTAGTTGTATTTCCTGCTCACGTGGCCCATCATGCCGAGCGCGTCGTGTTGGCGTTTCCTTGTACTTTCCGCCATGTTATCTTCAAGATATCAGCTTAAGTAGGTCAGAAATGGCAGAGTTGCTACAATTTGTTGTCAATGTAGTATCCTTTTCTCTTCGTTTTGAATAGAAACTGGCGTTATTTCAGCTGGTTTATGCCCACAATACGGCGAAGCTGGGCAACCAACAATCAAAACGTGATTCTCGTTGAACCACATTCGCCACAAACTTTTGTGATAACCGCGGGGGTCTAGGTCCCAGATTTTTAAGCATCTCGCCACATTTTGCCACGTGATCCAATCGCTTCCATGATCCATTCTTATATAGAGAACATAGGTCTTGTTCTTtgtaaaaggaacaaaatcctTTCGATTTGAACAGGGAGTTTTTGAATGATCCAAGACTTCCGCTTGCCTAGCAAAgtggaagttaaaaaaaaaaaaaacaggaagtTAAGAAATGTAAAGAAAGCTCTGGCAGAGATGTAAGCCCTAATTTGGTGATATAACCGTTTACGAAGTAACCAGGTGGACTATCAGACATAATTTGATGCTACTCTTGTTTAAAATGGATGCAAttttataattaaatatatataagttACGATTGAAGACCCAATCGCAAATCTCCAAGTTGTATTCATTGTAAACTATACCTAATCTGAATTCCTAAATTCTCGAGTACCCACCCAACTGTCCACAAATTGAATGACGAAATTAAGGTGGTTTTCGTTACTTTACGCGGGGATTCACCGTTTTCCTCCAGGTTGGGGTATGGGTTATAAATAAGAATAGGAGCACCATCCTCCACCACCCCGCGAACTTTCCTTTCCTTCTGTTCTACAAACGTAGAGCCCTTTACCTCAGTAAtctttcaagttctttctCGTAGTTGTCTTTATACATAACATCCACGTTCAGCTTCACGTTGGGCTGAGTGTTGATTGCGTGCGAGGTGAAGTACACATCTTGCATGAATGAATTCATGTTAAGACCGCGGGCTCCAAAATGGTAGGTTCGAGAAAGGTCCGGTATAATGCACTCGCGCCCCTTTCTGTTTTCTCTGTATCGCATCCACATGTCCCAATCCCAGAAAACATTGGGGCCAGGCCACTTCGCCTCCAATTCATCTTTGTAGAGCTTTCGACTCAAAACCCTTGAAAGTTAATTTATTGCGTAAGAatgagttttaaaagaaaggcAACACGGGGGTAGGTGGTTTACTTAACTGCATGAGAGATCTCTTACCACCCAAGACCTGGCATTGTCTCCACTCGGTACATCATTGCTGGGTCCTTTGCGGTATGAGTGTAAccctaagaaaaaaaaatggacgtGCGTTCGAAATTCATGTGAACGGCCAAACAAATAGTGCAGCTAAATAAATTCTTAGGAATTGAGAGACTTAACAGGTACTTTGGCAACTGAAAAGCGTTTATTTCATCACATCATTTTCAATGGTATTGTGTGACTCATTTTCGAAAGAGACTAATTTACGAATGATATTTCACATTAGCTTCACTTTCGTTTTCGTCTTGGTTTTGGCGAAAAGAACAGGTCAGCGGTAAAAAAGGCCCACCGGCTACCACTTGCTTCTAATGCCTCTCGAGAATTAACTTTGGTGCTCTTACTTACCGATATGATCGTGCAGAGGAACACTGTCATAGACTTTTTTGCCTGTCACGCGGACTGTCACgtttttgaacacgtgatctGTATTTGAACATGTGATTTTATGAAAGATTTGATATCGATCAGATTTGAGATTGAAAAGTTGTTTCTCGGGCGGTTTGGAATTCCATCCATTTAGCTGGATTTGTCAGATATTCGTTGGAATTTGAGGTCGATTAAAGGCGAAGACAAAAATCtattaaaaaaacacaaatcgCAAAGGGCAAAGAATTCAACTCAAACTTAGGTTTGCGTTCTATCGAACacaattactttttttagttttttgtctttgtttttttgctaatAAAACAAGAGGTATATGATgaatcaaataaaaatttgagcCAAGGTTATTTCGCTGACCAgtaacaatgataaaagaCAATTTTAAAGTAAACCAGTAACAGCGCCGAGCAAATACGTGCAGCCTGTGCTAAACGCGGGAAAACGCGGGTGGCCAAGTTTTGCTTTTAGCTCTGTTTGGCGCGAAATGAGAGAAAGTTCAAAGTGAACACACAACTAAGAAAAGACACACTCTACCTGATCATTCCAAGCTGATATACAATAAAGGCTTTCATCATTTTCCAGTACCGGTAAAAGCTGATGAAAATAGGAGAGAATGTCGACGGATACATCAAGATCTTCTTCGAGAATCACCAGGTAATTTGCATCAGGGTATCGGTCGAAAGAGGCCGTCAAAGATTTCTTGTAATGCTATATATATTCAAAATAGAGAAAgtagaaatatttcaatttaGTTATTAAGTGTAATCAGTAAGGCATTCATCCCattaatgtttgtttgttttgtttgttctttctCTTTACCTTTCTCATTTAAAACCATGATTTGgctgtctttttttctgtagtattCGAACATTTGTGCACAATATTTAAACTCTAAAGTAGTTGTAAGCCTAGACATGCTCTTTGCCGAAGAAAACTTTTAATTTAGGCTTCTTatatttcgtctttttttaTCGAGTTATTCGGATTTACAAGTACTTTTTTAGCAGTTCTTAtgtgaggaaaaaaaacacaaccaGTTCAAAATAACAGTCGAAGCACACGCGTGTTTTGTTATCATCTTTGAGGGGATTGTCGGAAATATTCACGCGATTACTTTGGTTTTTGCCTGGATTGGTTTCTCATTGGTTCTAGAAAATGATGCGAGTAATTACTCTACTaattagaaaacaaacaaggtaTTGGGGTGTTCGTTTAACTAGCAAATCAAATTGACTTGTGAAAAGTGTGATATTGGTTTTGATTTGCGTAACACCATCTCGTTTTCAAAGTAAATGTCTCGATTAGTGTTACTTTTAAGATCCACATCGGTTTGtgaaaactataaaattacTCTATGGATTCCATCGGTTCATGGCTGACTGAAAGTGGTAGTAACTTGCCCTTGTGATTAATTGATTTGGTTTTGGTTCTCaacggtcatttgaaaaccgctaaATTATACCTGAGAGATCCTTGCGTTCTTTGCACTTATACCCTCATTTTGATCAGCTCTTACGCCAAACATCCGGGTAACTGAAGCGGGCTCATCAAAGAATCCGTCAATAAACACTGTTACCATGGAGGGAATCAGGCCCTGGACTTCCCGCAGTGTTTTGAGCATTCTGAAAAGGTACTGGGGACGATTGCTGGCCATAACAATCACTGGAAGGTTTACTCGGCTGCCGTCGGCTAAAGCAGGCGGATCAAAGGCGAGAGAAACGGGATTCACACCTTCAGGAAACAAGAACGAAAGCACCTACTATTGAAATAATTACGTGAgtacaattttcattttcctggtCGTAAAGTTGGCGACAGAACGAGTAAGCAACGACGACGGTCTATTCAAACGAAAACGCTACTTGAAAATACACTTTGGTGCGATTGGTTGTAATTCTTGCACTCTCTTTGCATTGTACAATGTTGGCGAGGtacactaaaatttgatttaaaaaatgcaattaGAGTAAAGATCGTCCGTTGTATGCTCACGTTGTTTGAATCTGTAATTAGATAATTTCATGCTGCTGTTTTGCTGAGTAATCAAGGAAAAGTTTGCCACGCCTTGCTGCACGTGCCGCACGCTTATTTATATTGCGACGCCGTCGTCGTTTGTTCTTGTTTGCGCAATTATGTAAAAGTTAATCTCAAGAGGACTTCAAAAAGTCGTGGAACTTAGTCAATAACAAACAGTCGAGAAAGTAAGAGATCACATTTTGGAGCTAAGAGGAAAGTTAAAACCTTCTCAGTTGTTGAACGAGCGTTTGTCGAAAAACCTTTAATTCTTCcaaagaaatatatttcaaGTCATTTATAGCTAGGAAATATTTTGACGTGATAAGAGCATgttatcagaaaaaaaaagcgataaTCATTTTGCAGAAGAATTTTTGTGCTTCCTAGTACTCACAATTGCAAACGCCTTCGTAACCATCAAACTTTGCACAAAACGTTTTCCGTCGAGCGCTCTCTTCATTTTCCTCCCAATGACAATCCATAATTTTCTCTGTCCTGATTGGTACGTTGGTGTGAATTGAAACTGGAAGTGCCCAGTCCTGATAGCTCGCTGACTTCTGAAATCCTTCTGCATACAGTCTATTTCGGCCTCTTATTCGTTGCATCACAAGTGCCCACATGTCACGCCAACCTACGTCGCCTATGTAACTGCTCCCAAGGTTTTTGATAAAGCTTCGAGCTTGCATCATCAAGTTAGTGGATGCCTCGTCCTGGGGGAAGAGACAAGTCTTGAATTTAGAGTAGTGGAAGTAGAGGGTTCGAGCCCTGATGTGACCAACTCTCAGGGCCTTTGTAAGCAAACCTGATCGAAACGACCTCATAATTTTCTCAGACAAGAAAAGTAAATCAAGAACATTTAAATTACCAGATTATCTTGCATAATTATACATGTCAGTAGCAATTCTCCTAAGAAAATTTGTGGTTTCGCTTCTAACGCATACACtcagcaaaaaatgaaaagttaaacTTTGGAAATGCGTAGAATTTCCTATTTCTTTCTTAGGATCACCGATCAAAAGCGCAAACTCTGGAGATGAGCTTGGAAGCTTTCGTCTTCGTGAATATTTTCCCAAGGACGAGTGCTCAATAATATCGAATGAACCAATGAGCACGCGCAAAAGAGAAACcgccaaaacaaatttttcatcgAAACTACTGTAAGCTGCAGTCTGATTATAGTCGATTTACAGGATTTCAACAAACCTTAATAGTGAAGCATATTATTCGTTCTTCTGGCAAACTGTCGACGAATGACATCAGAAGCTTGGAGTCCAATTTCGACATGTAAGTGTCAAAACTTCGTGCGGCAGTAAGAGCTCCGGTCATTTGATTAAGAACAATAATGTTAATTCCCATATGGTTTCCTCTCGTTCTTTGAGAAACCTGTAAGAGACGTGCAACGGAGTCTCGATTATCACGTGATCAgtcgccatttttttttaaccgaAACAAAAATCAAGTATAACGCGTCTGGGATAGTCATGTCTCTGTTGAATCTACCCTCTTTACCTCAGGAAGACTGGTCGTCTTGGTACGGAGAATATTGCTATAAAAAAAGGTCTGTCATCCTTCATAGAGATGGGTGTTCTTTGTTATGAGTTCTTAGTATTCAGGCGTGTAAGGTATTTTACACTGACTGTTTTAGATTTGTGACATTAAATGCAATACAAACCAGTTTGCCATTAACCACAACTGAGGCATTGTCTTTGCTGGAGTACACTTGGATGTCCAGTACACCTTCTTTGGAAaaagaagcaataattatttatattagTGGAGCTTCACCATTGGTTAGCAAAATTGGTAACccgagaaaatttggttatgaGGTCACCGAACGAAACGTCCTTCGTCCGTACATACTCTTGGGGAGAGTGAGGGGCATCAAAGTGTCACCTGCGATTTCGGTTGTTCTCAATTAATGTTTCATATACCTCTTGAGGTCACTCTCACATCCAAATGAGGCTAAATCAGAACTGGTTAGTACTCATAACAAGAATGTCTGATATGATCAAGTAAAATCCGAGGGCTATGGAGttccgcttttaggcttgccGAAATCTATATGTCTATGTAACCTTCTTTCttagaagaaaagcaaagtgaCTTGCTGCTGATTGTCTCTGTGAATTTTTTATATTCTTTTACTTATTGCTTTCACTCCCCCAGACAATAAGATTTAATGTGGAACAATTAATTGCTGTGACAAGGAAGCCTAACCAAGCCGTTAAAAGGCTTGTTACAGTGCACAGCTAAGTATGGAGAGAGAAAAGACATGAGAATGAAGCTATACTGCGATTGCCCATTAGTGAGATAATCTTTCAGattttctgttcaaaaaaaagtaacatgGATGGAGAGCTAATCATTGAAATAggcaatagaccatattcgtattctcattACTGGACTGGAAccagcttgcaatggaggctaatgcgggggaatatattaaaaattatttgcatttgaaaacatttccccgcattagccttCATTGCAAGCCAGCATTGCTAGc
The DNA window shown above is from Acropora palmata chromosome 7, jaAcrPala1.3, whole genome shotgun sequence and carries:
- the LOC141885928 gene encoding protein O-linked-mannose beta-1,2-N-acetylglucosaminyltransferase 1-like — encoded protein: MKSNSSSTCEIQIPFAGKVTRLERKATLRDNIRLLLCLVVILTFVGNIFFILETRKINSDEGRAVGCVSDSGLKRRGHTANVSRSDLKVTSSPVEGVLDIQVYSSKDNASVVVNGKLVSQRTRGNHMGINIIVLNQMTGALTAARSFDTYMSKLDSKLLMSFVDSLPEERIICFTIKDEASTNLMMQARSFIKNLGSSYIGDVGWRDMWALVMQRIRGRNRLYAEGFQKSASYQDWALPVSIHTNVPIRTEKIMDCHWEENEESARRKTFCAKFDGYEGVCNCVNPVSLAFDPPALADGSRVNLPVIVMASNRPQYLFRMLKTLREVQGLIPSMVTVFIDGFFDEPASVTRMFGVRADQNEGISAKNARISQHYKKSLTASFDRYPDANYLVILEEDLDVSVDILSYFHQLLPVLENDESLYCISAWNDQGYTHTAKDPAMMYRVETMPGLGWVLSRKLYKDELEAKWPGPNVFWDWDMWMRYRENRKGRECIIPDLSRTYHFGARGLNMNSFMQDVYFTSHAINTQPNVKLNVDVMYKDNYEKELERLLRQAEVLDHSKTPCSNRKDFVPFTKNKTYVLYIRMDHGSDWITWQNVARCLKIWDLDPRGYHKSLWRMWFNENHVLIVGCPASPYCGHKPAEITPVSIQNEEKRILH